One part of the Nostoc sp. PCC 7120 = FACHB-418 genome encodes these proteins:
- a CDS encoding DUF5615 family PIN-like protein has translation MSQICFYLDEDAGKKSLTNGLRNAGIDVMTTAEADRLGSSDDNQLIWATEQKRVIYSFNVGDFCRLHKAYLEQQQEHSGIVLAAEQSYAIGEQLRGLLKLVESLEAENMANQLVFLKKYIDNF, from the coding sequence ATGAGCCAAATTTGTTTTTATTTAGATGAAGATGCTGGCAAAAAATCTTTAACTAATGGTTTACGCAATGCAGGGATTGATGTAATGACAACGGCTGAAGCAGATAGATTAGGCTCATCTGATGATAACCAACTAATCTGGGCAACGGAACAGAAACGAGTTATTTATAGTTTCAATGTTGGTGATTTTTGTCGATTGCATAAAGCTTATCTCGAACAGCAACAAGAGCATTCGGGTATTGTACTTGCTGCGGAGCAGAGCTATGCAATTGGAGAACAGTTGCGAGGCTTATTGAAGTTAGTAGAAAGTTTAGAAGCCGAGAATATGGCAAATCAATTAGTGTTTCTGAAAAAATACATTGATAATTTTTAA
- a CDS encoding type II toxin-antitoxin system VapC family toxin, giving the protein MLDTHTFLWFIEGSLNLSDTAKSLIEDQQNQRFLSIASLWEISIKVSIGKLELDMTFTELVKQQVYGNAIELLEIQPAHLDELAKLPFYHKDPFDRLMISQSLVESIPIVTKDSVFEGYPVQILW; this is encoded by the coding sequence ATGCTCGACACCCATACGTTTTTGTGGTTTATTGAAGGTAGTTTAAATCTCAGTGATACAGCAAAAAGCCTCATTGAAGATCAGCAAAATCAAAGATTTTTAAGCATTGCAAGTCTTTGGGAAATATCTATCAAAGTCAGTATTGGCAAGCTAGAACTGGATATGACCTTTACTGAGTTGGTTAAACAACAGGTTTATGGTAATGCGATTGAATTGCTTGAAATACAGCCAGCACATTTAGATGAGTTAGCAAAGCTGCCTTTTTACCATAAAGATCCTTTTGATAGGCTGATGATTTCTCAATCTTTGGTGGAGAGCATACCTATAGTTACTAAAGACAGTGTGTTTGAGGGTTATCCTGTGCAAATATTATGGTGA
- a CDS encoding DUF433 domain-containing protein, whose protein sequence is MVAIVDIGTLIVKTPQVAGGRPCIAGTRMTVQNIVMDSQADLSPQDIVTEYPHLSLAQVYAALAYYYANQEAMDREIALYQAECNVLETKWMSGNFA, encoded by the coding sequence ATGGTAGCAATAGTTGATATTGGAACCCTAATTGTGAAAACACCTCAAGTTGCTGGAGGTCGTCCTTGCATTGCTGGTACGCGGATGACAGTTCAAAATATTGTGATGGATTCTCAAGCAGACTTATCTCCTCAAGATATTGTGACAGAATATCCACATTTATCTCTAGCGCAAGTTTATGCGGCACTTGCTTATTACTATGCTAATCAGGAAGCAATGGATAGAGAAATTGCTTTATATCAAGCAGAATGTAATGTGCTGGAAACGAAGTGGATGTCAGGTAATTTTGCATGA
- the cofH gene encoding 7,8-didemethyl-8-hydroxy-5-deazariboflavin synthase subunit CofH produces the protein MNYKTVDVILERALLGDDISPQEGVVLLTQTDSGAIASIRATADKLRQQQAGDTVTYVINRNINFTNICEQHCSFCAFRRDDGDADAYWLDWAGIREKSHDAVQRGATEICMQGGLHPQAQIDGKSLPYYLKLVETIKQEYPQIHLHAFSPQEVQFIARVDGLEYVDVISALQNAGVNSLPGTAAEVLDDEVRRILCPEKINTATWLEIIGTAHKVGLHTTSTILSGHIETPEQKIGHLEKLRSLQQTAINHKYPARITEFIVLPFVGQEAPKSLRRRVGRDQPILADALLLGAVARIYLGNWIPNHQPSWVKLGLAGATEALTWGCNDIGGTLMEEHITTMAGAVGGTCMEVATLQNAIASIGRPYQQRDTLYHKVDAAKKLANTVMSNG, from the coding sequence GTGAATTATAAAACTGTTGATGTAATTCTTGAGCGCGCCTTGCTAGGTGATGATATATCACCACAAGAGGGAGTAGTCTTACTAACGCAAACGGACTCAGGCGCGATCGCCTCTATTCGCGCTACAGCTGACAAACTCCGCCAACAGCAAGCCGGGGATACAGTTACTTACGTAATTAACCGGAATATTAATTTTACTAACATTTGTGAGCAGCACTGTAGTTTTTGTGCTTTTCGGCGAGATGATGGGGATGCGGACGCTTATTGGTTAGATTGGGCAGGTATTCGGGAAAAATCCCACGACGCGGTGCAGAGGGGAGCGACGGAAATCTGTATGCAGGGAGGTTTGCACCCACAAGCCCAGATTGATGGTAAATCTCTGCCTTATTACCTCAAACTAGTAGAAACGATTAAGCAAGAATATCCCCAAATTCATCTACACGCTTTTTCACCCCAAGAGGTGCAGTTTATCGCTAGAGTGGACGGACTGGAATATGTAGACGTAATCTCTGCTTTGCAAAATGCTGGCGTTAACTCCCTACCAGGAACAGCAGCCGAAGTTTTAGATGATGAAGTGCGGCGCATACTCTGTCCTGAAAAGATTAATACTGCTACTTGGTTGGAAATTATTGGTACAGCCCACAAAGTAGGCTTACATACTACCAGCACTATATTATCAGGGCATATTGAAACACCAGAACAAAAAATTGGGCATTTAGAAAAATTGCGATCGCTCCAACAAACAGCCATCAATCATAAATACCCTGCCAGAATTACCGAGTTTATTGTCTTACCTTTTGTCGGTCAAGAAGCACCTAAATCGCTACGTCGCCGTGTAGGACGTGACCAACCAATTTTAGCCGATGCCTTATTACTGGGTGCAGTGGCAAGAATTTACTTAGGTAATTGGATACCCAACCATCAACCAAGTTGGGTCAAGTTGGGGCTAGCTGGGGCGACAGAAGCCCTAACATGGGGCTGTAACGATATAGGCGGTACATTGATGGAAGAACACATCACCACAATGGCTGGTGCTGTAGGCGGTACGTGCATGGAAGTCGCAACCTTGCAAAATGCGATCGCTTCCATAGGCAGACCTTACCAACAACGAGATACACTTTATCACAAGGTAGATGCAGCCAAAAAACTGGCTAATACGGTAATGAGTAATGGGTAA
- a CDS encoding DUF4145 domain-containing protein, with translation MTNPKRQTTGFITCNHCGNHSPMDIVAEYYHSLKPSTYDSPEDEYYYSYQPDEGYKYELLLCLACKGVTLWKYFDADYIDPEEITVDTLYPLARSKLSGLPYQIQNAYEISLKVRVIDANAYAVLLGRILEMVCADRKATGKDLYNKLNDLAAKGEIPGKLVGVADQLRHLRNVGAHASLGELTKEEIPILDDLCRAILEYVYSAPYLANKAQQQLKRLKEKWAKKEEVSDKYSENPE, from the coding sequence ATGACCAATCCAAAGCGACAAACTACAGGGTTTATAACGTGTAATCATTGTGGAAACCATTCTCCAATGGATATTGTGGCTGAATATTACCATTCTCTAAAACCTTCTACCTATGACTCTCCAGAAGACGAGTATTATTATTCTTATCAGCCAGATGAAGGGTACAAGTATGAATTGTTATTATGCCTAGCCTGTAAAGGAGTAACGCTATGGAAGTATTTTGATGCTGATTATATAGATCCAGAAGAAATCACGGTTGATACCCTTTACCCATTAGCTAGATCGAAGTTATCTGGTCTACCTTATCAAATTCAAAACGCATATGAAATATCGCTTAAGGTTCGTGTCATCGATGCTAATGCTTATGCAGTTCTGTTAGGACGTATACTAGAGATGGTGTGTGCAGATCGTAAAGCTACAGGAAAGGATTTATACAATAAGCTGAATGATCTAGCTGCAAAAGGTGAAATTCCAGGCAAATTAGTAGGAGTCGCCGATCAACTTCGACATTTACGAAATGTTGGCGCTCATGCTTCTCTGGGGGAATTAACTAAAGAAGAAATTCCAATACTAGATGATCTGTGCAGAGCAATTTTGGAATATGTCTACAGTGCGCCATACTTAGCAAATAAAGCACAACAGCAACTTAAACGCTTGAAAGAAAAATGGGCTAAGAAAGAAGAAGTAAGTGACAAATATTCAGAAAATCCAGAATGA
- a CDS encoding LA_3751/LA_3752 family putative glycosyltransferase — protein MKLPKINVPLLIISLGIIFSLYLLSRVPDDIYFSGDAGLKALLAKQFSSGKLNFDLDLSVPGWVRNLWDNGLYPFEPPFSYKISNRYYITFPFTFPLITAPFHALFGYRGFYIVPLLSTWIIWFNFYRICQFFKTSIVATSIGLATLIFASPLTMYSAMYWEHTLAVSLAFGGLVIILTKGEEWFTKKDAVVSGILIGLSVWFRPEFLALIAILIPLALVSYQIKLGKISIINQHKILFIISLLGTVSCFFLINKLIYDHPLGAHALQVVEEFSLQDRLSKANRIFGRLWKNFREYFPVVYFTIIFTGLSVFYKSIKLTAAMRKIVLISIPLIFLVPILLPSDGGKQWGPRFLLILIPLLSLLAVFILESTLSIRQFGIKYISTGIFAALFIVGVHVNTFMGINYSYFTGNIEAIDILNFFRQDDHKIVAVAHQYISQSFEAAFKNKLFFLTKNSDDVSKLGLALNEQGYNKFVYVCASYDPCFSSPTIPSQLNISAKDKLLRVQLTQVKKNKKYIIQEAEIVQAKGN, from the coding sequence ATGAAATTACCAAAAATTAATGTACCTTTACTGATAATTTCATTGGGTATAATTTTTTCCTTATACTTACTATCACGAGTACCTGATGATATTTACTTTAGTGGTGACGCTGGATTAAAAGCCCTACTAGCAAAGCAGTTTAGTTCTGGGAAGTTAAACTTTGATTTAGATTTATCAGTACCTGGATGGGTGCGTAATCTTTGGGATAATGGGCTTTACCCTTTTGAGCCACCTTTTAGTTATAAAATCTCTAATCGTTACTACATTACTTTCCCTTTCACCTTTCCCTTAATTACAGCACCTTTTCATGCCTTGTTTGGTTATAGAGGTTTTTATATAGTTCCTCTATTATCTACATGGATAATCTGGTTTAATTTTTATCGCATTTGCCAATTTTTCAAAACGAGTATAGTTGCAACTTCTATAGGTCTTGCCACACTAATATTTGCTTCTCCACTCACCATGTATAGTGCCATGTATTGGGAACATACACTTGCAGTGAGTTTAGCTTTTGGTGGACTAGTAATTATCTTAACTAAAGGTGAAGAATGGTTTACTAAAAAAGATGCCGTAGTTAGTGGAATCTTGATTGGATTGTCCGTTTGGTTCAGACCTGAGTTCCTCGCCCTAATTGCTATTTTAATTCCCTTGGCTCTTGTTTCCTATCAAATTAAGCTAGGAAAAATCAGTATTATAAATCAGCATAAAATCTTATTTATTATTAGCTTGCTGGGAACGGTTTCCTGCTTTTTTCTCATCAACAAATTAATCTACGATCATCCCTTAGGCGCTCATGCACTCCAAGTTGTAGAAGAATTTTCTCTTCAAGATCGGTTATCAAAAGCTAATAGGATTTTTGGTCGGCTGTGGAAGAATTTCCGAGAATACTTTCCTGTCGTATATTTCACAATTATTTTTACTGGCTTGTCAGTGTTCTATAAATCTATAAAACTGACAGCCGCAATGCGAAAAATTGTGCTGATATCCATCCCCCTTATTTTTTTAGTTCCTATACTTTTGCCAAGTGATGGTGGTAAACAATGGGGTCCTAGATTTTTGTTGATTTTGATTCCATTACTGAGCCTACTAGCAGTATTTATTTTAGAATCTACGTTATCAATTAGACAGTTTGGCATCAAATATATTAGTACTGGCATCTTCGCAGCACTATTTATTGTTGGTGTTCACGTAAATACATTCATGGGGATAAATTACAGCTATTTTACTGGAAACATTGAAGCTATAGATATCCTCAATTTTTTCCGCCAGGATGATCACAAAATTGTAGCCGTTGCTCATCAATATATTAGCCAAAGTTTTGAAGCTGCTTTTAAAAACAAACTATTTTTCCTCACAAAGAATTCAGACGACGTAAGCAAGCTAGGTTTAGCTTTAAACGAACAAGGATATAATAAGTTTGTTTACGTATGTGCTTCGTATGACCCATGTTTCTCTTCACCAACTATACCTAGTCAACTAAATATTTCTGCGAAAGACAAACTTTTACGCGTTCAATTGACACAAGTGAAAAAGAATAAAAAGTATATCATCCAAGAAGCTGAGATTGTTCAAGCAAAAGGTAATTGA
- a CDS encoding BrnT family toxin — MDVYFVLNGVTFVWNEEKAWINPSNHDGVTFHQAAEAFFDPFLVVVDASRNNEERDAVIGLDRRWHLLYVVYIERENDMIRIISARKATRKEREYYES; from the coding sequence ATGGACGTGTATTTCGTGCTTAATGGTGTCACCTTTGTTTGGAACGAGGAGAAGGCCTGGATAAATCCCAGCAATCATGATGGCGTGACATTTCATCAAGCCGCAGAGGCATTTTTCGATCCGTTTTTAGTTGTTGTTGACGCAAGTCGCAATAATGAGGAAAGAGATGCTGTAATTGGCTTAGACAGACGTTGGCATCTTCTGTATGTCGTCTACATTGAACGTGAAAACGACATGATTCGGATCATTTCTGCTCGTAAAGCGACACGCAAGGAGCGAGAATATTATGAAAGCTGA
- a CDS encoding type II toxin-antitoxin system Phd/YefM family antitoxin, whose protein sequence is MHQINLKEAETRLAELIEEVASGQEVIITRSDGASFKIVPIGEVKAYPKFGSAKGLVKISDDFDEPLADFEEYAP, encoded by the coding sequence ATGCACCAAATTAATTTAAAAGAAGCTGAGACTCGCCTAGCAGAACTAATTGAAGAAGTGGCTAGTGGACAAGAAGTCATTATCACACGCAGTGATGGGGCATCGTTTAAAATTGTGCCGATTGGAGAAGTGAAAGCATATCCAAAGTTCGGTAGTGCTAAGGGTTTAGTGAAAATTTCAGATGATTTTGATGAGCCATTGGCAGATTTTGAGGAATATGCTCCATGA
- a CDS encoding universal stress protein → MFKTVLFPIDQSREAREAADVVTNVVQKYGSRLILLSVVEESSPDESSADPMVSPEAVAKLLRDAQALFLQQGIPSEIVEKQGKPAFTICDVADEIGADLIIMGCRGLGLTEEGATDSVTTRVINLSPCPVLIVP, encoded by the coding sequence ATGTTCAAGACAGTTCTATTTCCAATCGATCAAAGCCGAGAAGCAAGGGAAGCTGCTGATGTTGTCACCAACGTCGTGCAGAAATATGGCAGTCGTTTAATACTGCTGTCTGTGGTAGAAGAATCTTCCCCAGACGAGTCTAGTGCTGATCCAATGGTGTCTCCCGAAGCCGTTGCCAAACTGCTCAGGGATGCCCAAGCTTTATTTTTGCAGCAAGGTATTCCATCAGAAATTGTGGAAAAACAAGGTAAACCAGCCTTTACCATCTGCGATGTGGCGGACGAGATTGGTGCCGATTTAATTATCATGGGTTGCCGGGGACTAGGTTTAACCGAGGAAGGCGCTACCGATAGCGTCACGACTCGCGTGATTAACCTTTCCCCTTGTCCGGTGCTAATTGTCCCTTAA
- a CDS encoding phosphoglycerate kinase: MSKKTVASLSAADISGKRALVRVDFNVPLDDQGNITDDTRIRAALPTIQDLTQKGAKVILASHFGRPKGVDEKLRLTPVAKRLSELLGQEVIKTDDSIGDEVAAKVATLQNGQVLLLENVRFYKEEEKNDPEFAKKLAANADFYVNDAFGTAHRAHASTEGVTKFLSPSVAGYLVEKELQYLQSAIENPQRPLAAIIGGSKVSSKIGVIETLLEKCDKLIIGGGMIFTFYKARGLNVGKSLVEEDKLELAKSLEAKAKERGVSLLLPTDVVLADNFAPDANSQTVSIENIPDGWMGLDIGPDSVKVFQAALADTKTVIWNGPMGVFEFDKFAAGTEAIAHTLAEIGKTGTTTIIGGGDSVAAVEKVGLADQMSHISTGGGASLELLEGKVLPGIAALDEA, translated from the coding sequence GTGTCTAAAAAAACTGTGGCTAGTTTATCTGCTGCTGATATCTCTGGTAAACGCGCTTTAGTGCGTGTTGACTTTAACGTGCCTTTAGACGATCAAGGCAACATCACAGACGATACTCGCATTCGTGCGGCTCTGCCAACCATCCAAGATTTGACGCAAAAGGGCGCTAAGGTTATTCTAGCAAGCCATTTCGGTCGTCCCAAGGGTGTAGATGAGAAGTTGCGTCTTACCCCAGTAGCCAAGCGGCTATCTGAGTTGTTGGGACAAGAAGTTATCAAAACCGATGACTCAATTGGTGATGAAGTTGCGGCTAAGGTGGCTACTTTGCAAAATGGCCAAGTTCTTTTATTAGAAAACGTCCGTTTTTATAAAGAAGAAGAGAAAAACGATCCTGAATTTGCTAAAAAATTAGCGGCTAATGCTGATTTCTACGTAAACGATGCTTTTGGTACTGCACACCGCGCTCATGCGTCTACGGAAGGCGTGACTAAATTCCTCAGCCCATCTGTGGCTGGATATTTGGTTGAGAAAGAATTGCAGTACTTACAAAGTGCGATCGAAAATCCCCAACGTCCTTTAGCAGCCATTATCGGTGGTTCTAAGGTTTCCAGCAAAATCGGTGTGATTGAAACACTACTAGAGAAGTGCGACAAGCTGATCATTGGTGGTGGGATGATTTTCACCTTCTACAAGGCTCGTGGTTTGAATGTGGGTAAATCTCTGGTGGAAGAAGACAAGCTGGAACTGGCGAAGTCTTTGGAAGCTAAAGCCAAGGAACGCGGCGTTAGCTTGTTGTTACCTACAGATGTGGTATTAGCAGATAACTTTGCACCTGATGCCAATTCTCAAACTGTCAGCATTGAAAACATCCCCGATGGTTGGATGGGTTTGGATATCGGCCCTGATTCTGTCAAAGTCTTCCAAGCAGCCCTTGCAGATACCAAAACTGTCATCTGGAACGGGCCTATGGGTGTGTTTGAGTTTGATAAGTTTGCTGCTGGTACAGAAGCGATCGCTCATACACTAGCAGAGATTGGCAAAACTGGCACAACTACCATCATCGGCGGTGGTGACTCGGTAGCGGCTGTTGAGAAGGTAGGTTTGGCTGATCAAATGAGCCACATCTCCACCGGCGGCGGCGCTAGCTTAGAGTTACTCGAAGGCAAAGTACTGCCCGGTATCGCTGCTTTAGATGAAGCGTAA
- a CDS encoding amino acid ABC transporter substrate-binding protein, with protein sequence MYKNLAIALFSLTLTTVIPGAALAETVMQKVSRTGVLTAGTSKDAMPFAYTNAQGQLTGYSVDMLSEIKRHLEKELGKKIQLKLVPLTPAQRIPKIVNRQVDIVCDASSFTWERDKKVDFSVSYGATGTQLLVKSGSNLGSPESLIGKRIGVLAQTTNEQAIKRVQPQAKLVYLKSRSEGYTALQEGKIDAFSSDSILLEGWLQRVENPDDFAIVPDRPYSREGIACMVPEDNSKFLDAVNYSLVKFMQGFVNGDTRYVTIFDRWFGAKGALLLNRDLRDLMKETMQLFIEFREEIPQREL encoded by the coding sequence ATGTATAAAAATTTGGCGATCGCTCTTTTCAGTTTGACGTTGACGACAGTTATACCAGGTGCAGCATTAGCAGAAACGGTGATGCAGAAAGTCTCTCGTACAGGGGTGCTAACAGCTGGTACTAGTAAAGATGCCATGCCTTTTGCCTATACTAATGCTCAGGGACAGTTGACTGGTTACTCTGTCGATATGTTGTCTGAGATTAAGCGGCATTTAGAAAAAGAATTAGGTAAAAAAATACAACTAAAATTAGTGCCATTAACTCCTGCACAAAGGATTCCCAAAATAGTTAATCGGCAAGTTGATATTGTTTGTGATGCTAGTAGTTTTACCTGGGAAAGAGATAAAAAGGTAGATTTTTCTGTCAGCTATGGGGCGACTGGTACTCAATTATTAGTGAAGTCTGGCAGCAATCTTGGTTCCCCTGAATCCCTCATTGGTAAACGCATTGGTGTGTTAGCACAAACTACCAATGAACAGGCTATCAAGCGGGTACAACCCCAAGCTAAACTGGTGTATTTGAAAAGTCGTTCAGAAGGTTACACGGCTTTGCAAGAAGGCAAAATAGATGCTTTCTCATCTGATAGCATTTTGTTAGAGGGTTGGTTGCAAAGGGTCGAAAATCCTGATGATTTTGCGATTGTCCCCGATCGCCCTTATTCACGAGAGGGTATTGCCTGCATGGTTCCTGAAGATAACTCTAAATTTTTGGATGCAGTCAATTATTCTCTAGTGAAGTTTATGCAGGGATTTGTCAATGGTGATACTCGATATGTGACGATTTTTGATCGCTGGTTTGGGGCTAAAGGTGCTTTGCTGTTGAATCGGGATTTGCGCGATTTAATGAAAGAAACGATGCAGTTGTTTATCGAGTTTCGGGAAGAAATTCCTCAGCGTGAACTTTAA